The Pelistega ratti genome window below encodes:
- a CDS encoding amino acid ABC transporter ATP-binding protein: MIEVRNIHKTFGDNAVLRGIDLTIQKGQVVVILGPSGSGKTTFLRCLNALELPEQGTITFTHDPMLKIDFTSPSIQKDILALRRRSGMVFQQYNLFPHKTALENIIEGPVYVQGKNIAVAKQEAMVLLEKVGLVDKANLYPFQLSGGQQQRVGIARALAIQPELMLFDEPTSALDPELVQDVLNTMKELAHEGWTMVVVTHEIKFALDVADIVVVMDGGVIVEQGSPEDLFHHPQHERTKAFLQRLRAD; the protein is encoded by the coding sequence ATGATAGAAGTTCGTAATATTCATAAAACCTTTGGTGATAATGCCGTGTTACGGGGGATAGACCTTACTATTCAAAAAGGGCAGGTGGTTGTTATTTTAGGGCCTTCTGGTTCGGGAAAAACGACTTTTTTACGTTGTCTTAATGCTTTAGAATTACCCGAACAAGGTACGATCACTTTTACGCACGATCCTATGCTGAAGATTGATTTTACTAGCCCATCAATTCAAAAGGATATTTTGGCATTACGCCGCCGTTCGGGTATGGTTTTCCAGCAATATAACCTATTCCCCCATAAAACTGCCCTTGAAAATATTATCGAAGGGCCTGTATATGTACAAGGTAAAAATATAGCGGTTGCCAAACAAGAAGCCATGGTTTTATTGGAAAAAGTAGGGTTAGTAGATAAAGCCAATCTTTATCCTTTCCAATTATCAGGAGGGCAGCAACAACGGGTAGGGATTGCTCGTGCTTTGGCTATTCAACCTGAGTTGATGCTTTTTGATGAACCTACTTCCGCATTAGATCCTGAACTAGTGCAAGATGTATTAAATACGATGAAAGAATTGGCTCATGAAGGTTGGACAATGGTTGTGGTTACACATGAAATAAAATTTGCCCTTGATGTGGCTGATATTGTTGTAGTGATGGATGGGGGTGTTATTGTAGAGCAAGGCTCACCAGAGGATTTATTTCATCATCCTCAACATGAGAGAACAAAGGCTTTTTTACAGCGGTTAAGAGCAGATTAA
- a CDS encoding amino acid ABC transporter permease, with amino-acid sequence MDQARADLVINGFFPIVKAAVLVSIPLAIVSFILGMIIAVGVALLRVTPVSGILHRVLLAFVNVYISIIRGTPMLVQLCIVFYGLPAIGIFIDPIPAGIIGFSLNVGAYASETVRASILSVPKGQWEAGYTIGMTYLQTFRRIIAPQAFRVAVPPLSNSFISLFKETSLASVVTVTEMFRVAQQIANASYDFLPVYIEAAFIYWCFCWVLFMIQARIEKRMDRYVAK; translated from the coding sequence ATGGACCAAGCACGAGCTGACTTGGTTATTAATGGTTTTTTTCCTATTGTAAAAGCGGCGGTATTGGTATCCATACCGCTTGCTATTGTGTCATTTATTTTAGGTATGATTATTGCAGTGGGTGTTGCTTTATTGAGAGTAACACCCGTTAGTGGTATTTTACATCGTGTGCTATTGGCATTTGTGAATGTCTATATTTCTATTATTCGTGGAACACCGATGTTAGTACAGCTCTGTATTGTGTTCTACGGTTTACCAGCAATAGGTATCTTTATTGATCCTATTCCTGCTGGTATTATCGGTTTCTCCTTAAATGTAGGAGCATATGCCTCAGAAACCGTGCGTGCCTCTATTCTTTCTGTTCCTAAAGGGCAATGGGAAGCAGGCTATACCATTGGTATGACTTATTTGCAAACTTTTCGGCGCATTATTGCACCGCAAGCCTTTCGTGTAGCGGTTCCTCCGTTGAGTAACAGTTTTATTAGCCTTTTTAAAGAAACCTCCCTTGCTTCTGTTGTTACCGTCACAGAGATGTTCCGTGTGGCACAGCAAATTGCTAATGCATCTTATGACTTTTTACCCGTTTATATTGAAGCAGCATTTATTTACTGGTGTTTTTGTTGGGTACTTTTTATGATTCAGGCACGGATTGAGAAGCGAATGGATCGCTATGTGGCGAAATAA
- a CDS encoding amino acid ABC transporter substrate-binding protein: protein MMLKKFALLAVSTFAFTVNAYAADSLLDRINNKGTITVGTEGTYAPFTYHDASGKLTGYDVEVTRAVAEKLGVKVEFKETQWDAMLAGLKAGRFDLVANQVALTTPERQATFDKSEPYNWSGVMMVVRQDNNDIKDITDIKGRKAAQTLSSNYGELAVKMQAEIVPIDGMAQGLKLIEQKRADLTLNDNLALLDYLKKNPKSGLKIVWESPSEEKVGAGFVANKGNQEALAKISEAVIELRNDGTLKKIGEQFFGKDISVK from the coding sequence ATGATGTTAAAAAAATTTGCTCTCTTAGCAGTATCTACTTTTGCTTTTACGGTAAATGCTTATGCTGCAGATAGTCTATTAGATCGTATCAATAATAAAGGTACTATTACCGTAGGTACGGAAGGGACTTATGCTCCCTTTACGTATCATGATGCCAGTGGAAAGCTAACAGGCTATGATGTGGAAGTAACACGAGCAGTTGCGGAGAAACTAGGCGTTAAAGTAGAGTTTAAAGAAACACAATGGGATGCCATGTTGGCAGGTTTAAAAGCAGGTCGCTTTGATTTGGTGGCTAACCAAGTAGCACTTACCACGCCAGAGCGTCAAGCAACATTTGATAAATCAGAACCTTACAACTGGTCTGGGGTGATGATGGTGGTACGCCAAGATAATAATGATATCAAAGATATTACAGATATTAAAGGACGTAAAGCGGCACAAACGCTTAGCAGTAACTATGGTGAGCTAGCGGTTAAGATGCAAGCAGAAATTGTTCCTATTGATGGTATGGCACAAGGGCTTAAACTGATTGAACAAAAACGTGCTGATTTAACCCTTAACGATAATCTTGCTTTATTAGATTATTTGAAGAAAAACCCAAAATCAGGGCTTAAAATTGTTTGGGAAAGCCCTTCAGAAGAGAAAGTTGGTGCTGGTTTTGTCGCTAATAAAGGTAATCAAGAAGCGTTAGCTAAAATTAGTGAAGCGGTGATTGAGTTACGTAATGATGGCACATTGAAAAAAATTGGTGAACAATTCTTTGGTAAAGATATCAGTGTTAAATAG
- the proC gene encoding pyrroline-5-carboxylate reductase, translating to MSQTTKIAFIGGGNMARALGEGILASTSPQSLVVLERYEQAAQVWRDLGVDVLTTPNEQLSACHVWIYAVKPQDMQQVVQATKPYLQSDTLVISIAAGLEVATLEKWLNHSYIIRTMPNTPAFVRKGCTGLYATPAVKQSDVILAKSLLQSVGIVTQVEQEALLDAITGLSGSGPAYVFLFIEALIEGGIKLGLAPEEAKALAIQTVLGAAILADQSDVEPAQLRQNVTSKGGTTAAALDYFKQQEFEEIVAQAMQAATLRAKELSTQLSKAS from the coding sequence ATGTCTCAAACAACAAAAATTGCGTTTATTGGTGGGGGTAATATGGCACGTGCTTTAGGTGAAGGTATTTTAGCCAGTACATCCCCCCAATCGTTAGTAGTGCTCGAACGTTATGAACAAGCTGCGCAAGTATGGAGAGACTTAGGAGTGGATGTTTTAACAACACCAAATGAGCAACTTTCTGCTTGCCATGTATGGATTTATGCGGTTAAACCGCAAGATATGCAACAGGTAGTTCAAGCAACAAAGCCTTATCTACAATCAGATACTTTGGTGATAAGTATTGCAGCAGGTTTAGAAGTAGCGACATTAGAGAAATGGTTAAATCACTCTTATATCATCCGTACCATGCCAAATACGCCTGCATTTGTTAGAAAAGGATGCACGGGTTTATATGCTACACCAGCCGTCAAGCAAAGTGATGTGATACTCGCAAAATCCTTATTACAATCGGTAGGTATAGTGACACAGGTTGAGCAAGAAGCCTTATTAGATGCGATTACAGGTTTATCTGGTAGTGGGCCTGCTTATGTGTTTTTATTTATTGAAGCATTGATTGAGGGGGGGATTAAACTGGGTTTAGCACCAGAAGAAGCAAAAGCCCTAGCCATTCAAACGGTATTAGGAGCAGCAATATTAGCGGATCAATCAGATGTAGAACCTGCTCAATTACGCCAAAATGTTACCTCTAAAGGAGGGACAACGGCTGCTGCATTGGATTATTTTAAACAACAGGAATTTGAAGAAATAGTTGCTCAAGCCATGCAAGCTGCTACATTGCGAGCAAAAGAGTTATCTACTCAATTATCTAAAGCCTCTTAA
- the ugpB gene encoding sn-glycerol-3-phosphate ABC transporter substrate-binding protein UgpB encodes MKFIPKSLAIATLLAATSSAFATTTITFWHSMEGTLGELVNQMTDDFNKSQTEYTVVPTYKGNYTEGMNAGIAAYRAGQAPDILQVFEVGTATMMFSKGAIKPIQEMSEEIGNPIDSNKFVPGIAGYYSDTNGKLASMPFNSSTPVFYYNKDLFAKAGLDVNNPPKTYQEIREAAKKLKAAGAECGYTTSWPSWVLIENFGALHNIPYASKNNGFGGLDTRIDLTQDAFVKNFELLNDMVKEGTFTYAGRADAGNALFSSGKCAMFTGSSGSRGGFIKNAKFEFGIARLPYNSDIIEKPLNSVIGGASLWVFSKKSPETYKGITAFFHYLSSTDVAAQWHQKTGYVPVVKSAYEQTKDSGFYAQNPGTDIPFLQLNVATTDASRGVRLGFLPQIRDIQEGEMEKIFSQKVSVQDGLAQMTKRDNELLTRFENSNK; translated from the coding sequence ATGAAATTTATACCTAAATCGTTAGCCATCGCTACATTACTAGCGGCAACAAGCAGTGCTTTTGCCACGACAACGATTACTTTTTGGCACTCAATGGAAGGCACATTAGGTGAGTTAGTCAATCAAATGACGGATGACTTTAACAAAAGCCAAACAGAATATACGGTTGTACCTACTTATAAAGGGAACTACACTGAAGGCATGAATGCAGGGATTGCAGCATATCGTGCAGGACAGGCCCCTGATATTTTACAGGTATTTGAAGTTGGAACAGCCACCATGATGTTCTCAAAAGGGGCTATTAAACCCATCCAAGAGATGAGTGAAGAAATCGGTAATCCTATTGATAGTAATAAATTTGTCCCCGGTATTGCAGGTTACTACTCAGATACCAATGGTAAGCTCGCCTCTATGCCATTTAATAGCTCAACCCCTGTTTTTTACTATAATAAAGACCTTTTTGCTAAAGCAGGTCTTGATGTCAATAATCCCCCAAAAACCTACCAAGAAATTCGTGAAGCTGCCAAAAAGCTAAAGGCAGCCGGTGCAGAGTGTGGTTATACTACCTCATGGCCATCATGGGTATTGATTGAAAACTTTGGTGCACTACATAATATCCCTTATGCTTCCAAAAATAATGGATTCGGTGGTTTAGACACACGCATTGATTTAACCCAAGACGCTTTTGTCAAAAACTTTGAACTCCTCAATGATATGGTAAAAGAGGGTACATTTACTTATGCAGGACGTGCGGATGCAGGTAACGCCCTATTCTCTTCGGGTAAATGTGCGATGTTTACTGGTTCAAGTGGTTCTCGTGGCGGTTTTATTAAAAATGCTAAATTTGAATTTGGTATTGCACGCTTACCATACAATAGCGATATTATCGAAAAACCACTTAATAGCGTGATTGGTGGTGCTTCTCTATGGGTTTTCAGTAAAAAATCACCTGAAACTTACAAAGGAATTACCGCTTTCTTCCACTATCTCTCAAGTACAGATGTCGCTGCTCAATGGCACCAAAAAACAGGCTATGTCCCTGTTGTCAAATCTGCTTATGAGCAAACTAAAGACTCTGGTTTCTATGCACAAAACCCGGGTACAGATATTCCTTTCTTACAACTTAATGTCGCTACTACTGATGCCTCTCGTGGTGTTCGTTTAGGTTTCCTTCCTCAAATCCGTGATATTCAAGAAGGTGAAATGGAAAAAATCTTCTCTCAAAAAGTATCCGTACAAGATGGTTTAGCACAGATGACCAAACGAGATAATGAGTTATTAACTCGTTTTGAAAATAGTAATAAGTAA
- the ugpA gene encoding sn-glycerol-3-phosphate ABC transporter permease UgpA, with protein sequence MEKRVVFTHKTLPYLLLAPQLAITLIFFFWPAGQAIWQSFFLEDAFGGGKEFVGLDNYIALFNDPSYYDSFWVTVVFSLLVASIGLAVALLLAVMADRVVRFATTYKTLIIWPYAVAPAVVGVLWVFMFSPAIGTVAVYLAQLGIGWNPQLDANDAMILVVMASIWKQISYNFLFFLAGLQAIPRSLIEAAAIDGASPFRRFWSIVFPLLSPTTFFLLIINMVYAFFDTFAIIDITTQGGPGSSTNVLVYNVYKTAFKSFDYGSSGAQSVILLLIVVALTVIQFRYIDRKVQY encoded by the coding sequence ATGGAAAAACGAGTTGTATTTACACATAAAACATTACCCTACCTTTTATTAGCTCCCCAATTAGCCATTACGCTAATTTTCTTTTTTTGGCCTGCAGGTCAAGCGATTTGGCAATCTTTTTTTCTTGAAGATGCTTTTGGAGGAGGAAAAGAATTTGTAGGTTTAGATAACTATATCGCCCTTTTTAATGACCCTAGTTATTATGACTCTTTCTGGGTAACCGTTGTTTTTTCTCTCTTGGTAGCAAGTATAGGTCTAGCTGTCGCCCTACTCTTAGCGGTTATGGCGGATAGAGTAGTACGCTTTGCAACCACCTATAAAACACTGATTATCTGGCCTTATGCCGTAGCACCTGCTGTGGTTGGGGTTTTATGGGTATTTATGTTTTCACCTGCTATTGGTACAGTAGCCGTCTATCTTGCTCAACTGGGTATTGGATGGAATCCACAACTTGATGCCAATGACGCCATGATTCTCGTTGTAATGGCTTCTATTTGGAAACAAATTTCCTACAATTTTCTGTTTTTCTTAGCTGGCTTACAGGCTATTCCTCGCTCACTCATTGAGGCAGCTGCTATTGATGGAGCATCTCCATTCCGCCGTTTTTGGAGTATTGTATTTCCCTTACTCTCACCGACTACCTTCTTTTTACTCATTATCAATATGGTTTATGCGTTCTTTGATACCTTTGCTATTATTGATATTACGACTCAAGGTGGCCCCGGTTCTTCTACCAATGTACTGGTTTATAACGTTTATAAAACGGCTTTTAAATCATTTGACTACGGTTCTTCGGGAGCGCAATCCGTTATTCTGCTACTAATTGTAGTTGCCTTAACGGTTATTCAATTCCGTTACATTGATCGAAAAGTACAATACTAA
- the ugpE gene encoding sn-glycerol-3-phosphate ABC transporter permease UgpE codes for MVERRPWLDILAHATLIIGLIMVAFPLYLAFVASTQTAQEVANAPMSLIPGSHLIENYRDALLGEGRANANPVSHMLWVSFVTAMIIAVGKITISMLSAFAIVYFRFRFRMIFFWMIFVTLMLPVEVRISPTFEVVASLGLVNTYAGLTLPLIASATATFLFRQFFMTVPDELVEAARIDGAGPMRFFKDILFPLSRTSIAALFVIQFTYGWNQYLWPLVMKTTEDLTPIVVGIRTMIGGGDSVTSWNLVMATAILAMIPPGLVVLLMQKWFVKGLVDAEK; via the coding sequence ATGGTAGAACGTCGTCCTTGGTTAGATATATTAGCCCATGCCACTTTAATTATTGGTTTAATCATGGTGGCTTTCCCACTTTATCTTGCTTTTGTTGCTTCCACACAAACAGCTCAAGAAGTTGCCAATGCACCCATGTCCCTTATCCCGGGCTCTCATCTTATTGAAAATTATCGCGATGCTTTATTAGGAGAAGGTCGTGCTAATGCAAACCCTGTCAGCCATATGCTATGGGTAAGCTTTGTCACCGCCATGATTATTGCCGTGGGTAAAATCACCATTTCTATGCTCTCTGCTTTTGCGATTGTCTATTTTCGTTTTCGCTTTCGTATGATTTTTTTCTGGATGATTTTTGTCACCTTGATGCTACCTGTGGAAGTACGCATTTCGCCTACTTTTGAAGTAGTCGCCAGTCTAGGGCTTGTCAATACCTATGCAGGTCTCACATTACCCTTAATTGCATCAGCAACAGCGACTTTTTTATTTAGACAATTTTTTATGACCGTTCCTGATGAGTTAGTTGAGGCTGCTCGTATTGACGGGGCGGGTCCTATGCGTTTTTTTAAAGATATTTTATTTCCACTCTCTCGTACCAGTATTGCAGCCCTATTTGTTATTCAATTTACCTATGGTTGGAATCAGTACCTATGGCCACTTGTCATGAAAACCACAGAAGACTTAACCCCTATTGTTGTTGGTATCCGTACAATGATTGGCGGTGGTGATAGTGTTACTAGCTGGAACTTAGTCATGGCAACGGCTATTCTCGCTATGATTCCTCCTGGTCTTGTTGTATTACTCATGCAAAAATGGTTTGTAAAAGGTCTTGTGGACGCTGAAAAATAA
- a CDS encoding sn-glycerol-3-phosphate import ATP-binding protein UgpC: MATLNFKQVKKVYPGNVAVIHGIDLHINDGEFIVIVGPSGCGKSTLMRMVAGLESVTEGNIEIDGKIVNQLEPADRDIAMVFQNYALYPHMSVYDNMAYGLKIRQFSKEEIDKRVQAAAKILELGHLLDRRPRQLSGGQRQRVAMGRAIVREPKVFLFDEPLSNLDAKLRVQMRLEIQKLHARLKTTSLYVTHDQVEAMTLANRMVVMNKGFAEQIGTPVEVFEKPASTFVASFIGSPPMNLITVKVSAEGVITTANGITLAIDNQTIPAHIRNQDVILGIRPEHLSLHIPQFPVQVEMVEILGSEQLIHCTLDGQSLVIRADLHETDHQPIKSGDTIQIGCHPKFALHWFNKETGRRIEK, translated from the coding sequence ATGGCAACATTAAATTTTAAACAAGTCAAAAAAGTTTATCCCGGTAATGTAGCAGTCATTCATGGCATTGATTTACATATCAATGATGGTGAATTTATCGTGATTGTCGGCCCCTCTGGTTGCGGTAAATCTACGCTTATGCGTATGGTGGCTGGTCTTGAATCCGTGACGGAGGGTAATATTGAAATTGATGGCAAAATTGTCAATCAATTAGAACCTGCTGATCGTGATATTGCTATGGTTTTCCAAAACTATGCCCTTTATCCGCATATGTCAGTGTATGACAATATGGCGTATGGACTTAAAATTCGTCAATTTAGCAAAGAAGAAATTGATAAACGTGTACAAGCAGCCGCCAAAATTCTTGAATTAGGGCATTTATTAGATAGACGACCTCGCCAGTTATCAGGTGGTCAGCGCCAACGTGTGGCTATGGGTCGTGCTATTGTGAGAGAGCCTAAGGTATTCTTGTTTGATGAGCCTCTCTCTAATCTTGATGCAAAATTACGTGTTCAAATGCGTCTTGAAATTCAAAAACTTCATGCTCGTCTTAAAACAACTAGCTTATATGTTACCCATGATCAAGTGGAAGCAATGACCTTAGCCAACCGTATGGTGGTGATGAATAAAGGTTTTGCTGAACAAATTGGTACCCCTGTAGAAGTATTTGAAAAACCTGCTTCTACCTTTGTTGCTAGCTTTATTGGTTCTCCTCCTATGAACCTTATTACCGTTAAAGTCTCTGCTGAAGGGGTAATCACAACAGCAAACGGAATTACACTGGCTATTGATAACCAAACCATTCCAGCTCATATTAGAAACCAAGACGTTATTCTCGGTATTCGCCCTGAGCATCTTAGCTTGCATATACCACAGTTTCCTGTACAAGTTGAGATGGTAGAAATATTAGGTTCAGAGCAATTGATCCACTGCACATTGGATGGACAATCTCTTGTTATACGAGCCGATCTTCATGAGACCGATCATCAGCCCATCAAATCAGGTGATACCATCCAAATTGGTTGTCATCCTAAATTTGCACTCCATTGGTTTAATAAAGAAACGGGGCGACGTATAGAGAAATAA
- the lolD gene encoding lipoprotein-releasing ABC transporter ATP-binding protein LolD — MTNTANALHIENVTKSYFDGTETLDILRGVHLEVKRGEMLAIIGASGSGKSTLLHIMGLLDQPTQGQVIIDGIDTVSLTESERSRLRNQKLGFVYQFHHLLPEFTALDNVAMPLIMRRESYQKARELAKEVLEKVGLKDRVLHRPGELSGGERQRVALARALVANPVVVLADEPTGNLDTETAESMFALLKEVNKTFNTAFVIVTHDPKLAALADRQLVMDKGVLREV, encoded by the coding sequence ATGACTAATACGGCAAATGCTTTACATATTGAGAATGTGACCAAGTCTTATTTTGATGGGACAGAAACCTTAGATATTTTAAGAGGGGTACATTTAGAGGTTAAAAGGGGTGAAATGCTAGCTATTATTGGTGCATCAGGCTCAGGAAAAAGTACCTTATTACATATCATGGGTTTATTGGATCAGCCAACACAAGGTCAGGTGATTATTGATGGTATTGATACGGTATCCTTAACGGAAAGTGAACGAAGTCGATTACGTAATCAAAAACTAGGTTTTGTGTATCAATTTCACCATCTATTGCCTGAATTTACGGCTTTAGATAATGTGGCAATGCCCCTAATTATGCGCCGTGAATCTTATCAAAAAGCAAGAGAATTAGCAAAAGAGGTATTGGAAAAAGTAGGGCTAAAAGATCGTGTACTGCATCGACCGGGCGAGTTGTCAGGGGGAGAGCGTCAGCGAGTGGCATTAGCGCGTGCTTTGGTGGCTAATCCTGTGGTTGTATTGGCAGATGAGCCAACAGGAAATCTTGATACGGAAACAGCTGAAAGTATGTTTGCTTTATTAAAAGAAGTGAATAAAACATTTAATACCGCTTTTGTGATTGTGACCCATGATCCTAAATTAGCGGCTTTAGCTGATCGGCAATTAGTGATGGATAAAGGGGTTTTGCGAGAGGTGTGA
- a CDS encoding lipoprotein-releasing ABC transporter permease subunit, which produces MVKLPYELWIGSRYAGLTRSKGRGKKRDRFVSFVAGSSMAGIALGVAALIVVLSVMTGFQVQVRDRMLSVLPHIQVFNPSISAQEAVESWTELKAEAMKNTDVIGASAFVSAGGMLARQNILKGVQIRGILPETEGDVSDLPQQIIQGDLNSLQKGSFNIVLGSRVAAELGVQMGDTVLLMSPQGSLNPSGFSPRMRQFHVTGIFSSGHYEYDASLAFISVYDAAVLFRDMGIAGARLKIKNMIKAPEVAQSLMETLSPHYIVRDWTYDNRTWFAAVKTEKRMMFMILALIVAVAAFNLLSSLVMSVKDKQADIAILRTLGASPRSIAGIFLVQGSLIGILGTFIGVGLGCLIAYNIDVIVPFIENLLGTHFLDPGVYIINQLPSQVELNEVAIVGITSLVLSLLATLYPSWRASRLQPAEVLRHD; this is translated from the coding sequence ATGGTGAAATTACCTTATGAATTATGGATTGGCTCTCGATATGCAGGGCTAACACGCTCAAAAGGACGTGGTAAAAAACGTGACCGTTTTGTTTCTTTTGTGGCAGGAAGCTCTATGGCAGGGATTGCCTTGGGGGTAGCAGCATTGATTGTTGTATTATCGGTGATGACCGGTTTTCAGGTGCAAGTGCGCGATAGAATGTTATCTGTTTTACCCCATATCCAAGTTTTTAATCCCTCTATTTCGGCACAAGAAGCGGTAGAGTCATGGACAGAGTTAAAAGCAGAAGCGATGAAAAATACAGATGTCATTGGGGCTTCTGCTTTTGTGTCGGCAGGGGGAATGCTTGCCAGACAAAATATTTTAAAAGGGGTGCAAATTAGAGGTATTCTACCCGAAACGGAGGGTGATGTATCTGATCTACCCCAGCAAATTATACAGGGTGATTTAAATTCTTTACAAAAGGGTAGTTTTAATATTGTATTAGGTAGTCGAGTGGCGGCTGAGTTAGGTGTACAAATGGGGGATACGGTATTACTGATGTCGCCTCAAGGTTCATTAAACCCATCTGGTTTTTCACCGCGTATGCGACAATTCCATGTAACAGGAATTTTTTCTTCTGGGCATTATGAGTATGATGCCAGTCTTGCCTTTATCTCTGTTTATGATGCTGCCGTTCTTTTTAGAGATATGGGGATAGCAGGAGCAAGACTTAAAATTAAAAATATGATTAAAGCACCTGAAGTGGCTCAATCCCTTATGGAAACTTTATCTCCTCATTATATCGTTAGGGATTGGACGTATGATAACCGTACATGGTTTGCTGCCGTAAAAACAGAAAAACGAATGATGTTTATGATTCTAGCTCTTATTGTTGCTGTAGCAGCTTTTAATCTTTTATCGTCTTTGGTGATGTCTGTTAAAGATAAACAAGCGGATATTGCGATTTTGCGTACATTAGGGGCTAGTCCTCGTTCAATTGCAGGTATTTTTCTGGTGCAAGGGTCGCTTATTGGTATTTTAGGTACATTCATTGGAGTGGGTTTAGGGTGTTTAATTGCCTATAATATTGATGTGATTGTACCGTTTATTGAGAATTTATTAGGAACACATTTCTTAGATCCAGGGGTGTATATTATTAATCAGTTACCCTCTCAAGTAGAGTTAAATGAAGTGGCTATTGTTGGGATTACCTCATTAGTTTTATCTTTACTAGCAACACTTTATCCAAGTTGGCGAGCATCAAGATTACAACCAGCGGAGGTACTTCGTCATGACTAA